AGGCTCCTCCGCCGGACGTAGTAATAATTTTATTGCCATTGAACGATAAAACGGCCAGTTTGCCCCAGCTCCCGCACGGTTTTCCCCGGTAAGACGACCCCAACGCTTCGGCAGCGTCTTCGATCAGCGGGAGTTCGTACCGCTCACAGATGTCCATTATTTCCGCCATGCGGGCTGGCATTCCGTAAAGGTGTACGACAATGACGGCTTTGGGGCGTTTTCCCCGGGCGATACGGTCTTTCAGAGCCGTCTCGAGCGTGTCGGGGCACATGTTCCAGGTGCTGGTTTCGCTGTCGATAAAAACCGGGTTGGCTCCCTGGTAGATAATCGGGTTGGCACTGGCCGCAAACGTGAACGACTGACACAACACTTCATCGCCGGAGCCAACCCCCAGCAAGACCAGCGCCAGGTGCAAAGCCGCCGTTCCGGACGACAGAGCGGCCGCATAACCGGTTTCGGTTGCTGCGCAAAGTTCCTGTTCAAAGCCGTCGACGTGTGGGCCAAGCGGGGCAATCCAGTTGGAGGAAAACGCTTCCTGCACGTACTGAAGCTCCAGTTCGCCAAGGTGCGGTGAGGAAAGGTAAATCTCTGGTGTCATAGCGGTTGGTTTATTTTTATAATTCGGGCCGGATTACCGACCACCACAGCATAATCCGGAATCGGGCGCGTCACAACGGCCCCGGCCCCAACAGTCGCCCACCGACCAATGTTCAGGTTAGGACAAACAACGGCCCCGGCTCCGATGAGGGTTCCGGTGCCAACCTGGATGCCACCGCATACGACGGCCCCCGGAGCAACGTGCACAAAATCGGCCACCGTGCAATCGTGATCGACCGATGCGCCGGTATTGATAATGACGTGGTTTCCAACGCAGGTGTCGACCTGGAGGATTGCCCCGTGCATCACGACAGAGCCATTCCCCAGCATTACGCTGGAATCGATCAGGGCCGACGGATGGACGGCGGTTCCGAAGGGGTGCTGAATCCACTGCGCCAGACGGCACCGAACGCGATTATCCCCAATCGCTACCACCAACGGCTCACCGGGGTTATACTCGGCGCGATAGCCGCCCACCACGGGAATCGTCAGGAGCTTCTTCTTGTCCGGGTCATCGTCGAAAATGGCATCTACAGCGACTCCGGCCGCTTGCAAACAGCTAATAATCACTTTGGCATGACCGCTGGCTCCGTACAGTAACATCCTAAATCGTTCCCGTAAATTTTTCCATCGTAGCCGCCGACGCGGACGAAATTCCTTCCGACTTCAAGACCTTTTGAATGGTCAGCAGAATGATTTTGCAGTCCAGACCCAAAGACAGGTTATCGACGTACCAGGTATCAAACTCAAACTTTTTCGCCCAGGACAAGGTGTTCCGCCCGTTAACCTGCGCCCAACCCGTGATTCCGGGTCGAACCTCGTGCCGTCGGCGTTGCTCGGGGCTGTAGAGTGGCAGGTACTCAATCAGCAACGGACGCGGCCCAATCAGGCTCATGTCGCCCTTCAGAACGTTCCATAGTTGGGGCAGCTCGTCGAGGGACGTCTTACGAATCATTCGGCCAACCGGCGTCAGACGCTCGGCATCGGGAAGCAAAAATCCGTTGGCATCCCGCTGGTCGCTCATGGTTTTGAGCTTGATCAACCGAAAGATGTGCCCGTGCCGACCGGGCCGGAACTGCACGAAGAAGGGCGTTCCCCCGTTGGCCAGCGCCAACGCAGGTATCAGCGCCAGCATCAGGGGCAACACCATCATGATGGCCAGTAAGGATACACTAACATCAATCAGACGTTTTCCGGTTTTTCGGTACATCGGCAAGACATTGTAAATACTCGTCAGCTAATCGTTTCCGATCAAAGTGTATTTTGGCGTACTCGTACCCATTTTGCCCGTGTCGGCAGCGCAGCTCGGGCTGGTTCAGATAGAGCCTGATCCTTTTGGCCACCTCAACGGGTTTCTGAAGATCCACAAACATTCCGGCATTCGACCGTTCTACTACCAAGCGTGAAATGCCATCAATTGCCGTCAGAATCGGAAGCCGGGCCGCCATGTATTCGAACATCTTGTTGGCGTAGATGGTCTTGAATATATCCAGCCGCTGCATGGTCATCATCCCGACATCCGACGCCAGAATGTATTGAAAAGCCACTTCGCGGGGCAGCGCATCCATGAACCGAACGTTTTGCAGCGCCCGTCTTTCGACTTCGGCCCGAACGGTATTTTTAGCCATGCCATCGCCAATCAGTAAAAAACGGACGGGCTGATTCTGCAAAAGAGCCGCCGTTGCCACGAGTTGGTCCAGTTGGTTGGCGACGCCGTGCGCTCCTGCATATACGATCCACAAAAATCCTTCCATTTTCTGCGCCTGGCGAAAAGCCTTGCGGTCGAACGTTGCCCTTAGCTGGTCGGTTCGTTGAAAATCGGCCGCGTTCGGAATGACTATAATCTTCGAGAGTTCAACGCCCTTGCGCTCCCGCAACACCTGCCGGAATGCCGGGGTCAGCACCACCACTTTTTCCGAGCAGTTATACAGCCAGCGTTCCAGCGCATAAGCCGCCCGGATCAGGAAGACGCCTTTTAAGACGCCCATCTGAACGGGTGTATCGGGCCACAAATCCCGAATTTCGGTTACCAAAGGCAGGCGCTTCCACCAGGCCAGGACGATACCCAGTACGCCAAGCAGTAGCGGTGGTGAGGTGACAATTAAAACGTCATACCCGGTACTCACCCGGAATAGTCCCGCCCAAGTGCCGGAAAACAGGAATGTGAGGTAGGCCCACAACCGCCCGGCCCAGTTCACATTATGCCATTCCGACACGTGCGTCCGGACGACGTGCACCCCGGCAATGTCGTTTTCTTCCACCACCCACCTTCCCCGGCAATGTTCGTATTTGCGCCCCCGGTTGTAATGAACCATACCGGCGATTACGGTAATCTGATGGCCTTGCTCAGCCCATAACCGGCACAATTCGTTCCAGCGGTTGCCGCCCGCTTCGTGCGGAGGAAGGTAATACTGGTGCAGCAGCAAAATCCTCATACCGGTACAGTTGGTTTTTCGGAATCAGCCAGCGGTAGGCCCGCCGACTGCAAGGCCCGCTGATAAACCGCAAACTTTGCGTTCCAGACATCGACGGGGTTGAAATCACGCAGCACCCACCGCCGGGCGTTCTGACCGTGTTGCCGTACCAGGTCCGGATTATCCAGATAAACACGCATCTGACGGGCCAGACTTTCGGCCGAATAGGCATCACAGAACAGGCCGGTTTCATCCTCAACGAGCGCGTCAACGGTTCCCGTTACGCGGCTGGCAATGGCCGCTACTTCCATCGCACCGGCTTCCAGCAGCACGTTTGGCAAGCCCTCCCGGTAGGTCGGCAACAGCATAAAATCCAGCAGGGCGTAATAATAAGCCATTTCCGACACAAAGCCGATCTGACGAACCTGGGGGTCGCGCAGCATCTCGTCCACCACTTCTTTTCCGGGAAACGACTCCAATTCTGACGAACCAATCAACAGCAGGGTGACGTTCGGGTATTCTTCCCGGAGCAGTTGCCAGGCCGATGCCAGTTCGACCACGCCTTTATCGCGCGTGAGCCGGCCCACAAACCCGATCACGGTACCATTTAAGTTCAGTTCTTCCTTAAGCTGCCGAAGTTTTCGGGCATCCAGCTTCGACGGGTTAAACTTACCGAGAGATTCTACCCCGTTGCAGCTTCCGTGATGCGGTACCGTTAGCTTCTCCGCTTTTGCAATTTCCAGCCTGATGGCCTGTTTCCGAAGCGAATCGCTGACGGCCAGCACATGAGTAGCCGCCCGACACGATAAACGCTCCATGCTTATCAGTAACCAGCGGCTGAGTCTCCGCCGGCTCTCAAACGGAAAACCGTGGATCTCGTACACGCGAACGGTTACGCCCGCTAACCGGGCCGCCAGCATGGAAAGCAAGCCGGCCTTGGGCGTATTTCCGTGAACAATGGCCGGTTTGACCCGCCGAAAAAGCCGGTAAGTCTGCCAGAGACAAATCAGGTCATGGAAAGGGGTAATGGCCCGTTTGAACGAAACAACGTGATAAGTAACACCGTGTTTACGGGCAAAAACGGGTAGTGCCTCTCCGTCAGCGCAGACAATTTGGACGGCTAATCCTTTTTCCTTCCAATAAGAAACCTGCCCCTCGATAAATCCGAGCGAAACAGGTACTGTAAACGTTTGAATTACCGTGAGTAATGGTTTCATAAATGGGTAGAGGAGCCGGTTTTGTTTCGGGCAATAGACCGGGCAAGTAATGATTGAGCGCGGGTCTGTTCCTCGCGGTTTAGAGTACGGTTCCGCAGCGTCAGGAGCCAGGTTTCCGCATCCAATAGGGCCAGTACCCGGTAAATTAACTCCTTTGCAAAGTAGCCAAGCCGAGCTTTCGCATAGCATTTGAAACACAGCTTTCCGCGCTGCCGATAGTCTCTCAAGAGCGTGTGTATGGTTGTTATGCCCCGCGTATATTTTTCCAGATAAGGAATGCCTGCTTCCCGGTAAAAAATCAGCGGTTTATCGATGATCGCGAATTTGGAATGCTCGATGGTTCGCAGCCAGAGCTCAAAATCATGGCAGCGCCCAATCTGTTCGTCGTACGGATTGGCCAGAAACCATTCGCGCCGGGCCATAACCGTCGGCTGGGCAATCGGATTTTTGCGAATCGCTTCGTGAATGGTATCCGGTACATACGTGGCTCCCCGGATGCCATACACAGTATTATCAATTGTGATGGTGTATAGATACGAACCGACGATGTCAACCTGCGTGTTTTGTTCTAACCAGGATACCTGGTCCCACAAACGGTTGGGCGCCATGATATCATCGGCATCGAACAAGGCGATGTACCGTCCGTTAGCCAGTTGGTTAATTTGATTGCGCCGGGCGGCTCCACCCAGATTGTTACCATCCGAAATAACTTTTACACGTGGATCGGTAAAACTTCGTGCAATAGAGAGCGAATTGTCACGTGAACCATCATCGATTAGCACTAATTCCCAATCTGTAAAAGATTGATTAATAACCGACTGAATAGCATCGGCCAGAAAAGGCTCTGCATTGTAAACCGGTAATCCAACAGTGATAAGTACCATATAAAGCTTTGGGTCAGTTGGCTTAACTATGGGCACATGTATTCACGCTATCCGCCCGAACTTGTTTCCCTTCAAACATCCCGCAATGGTCTTATCAAGCGCTGTTTTATTCTCCCCAAGGAAAAAACGGCCTTTATTGTTATTTAATAATTGCTTGATCAAGCAATTTCTGAGCTATAATCTGTTTTTCTCGATCCAATCGCTGGCTCCGACGAAGCAGCAGTTGATCTTCGCTTTTAAATAGATTAAAGATCGAATATAATGCATCATTACGCGCCGTCGTTGCCATAACCTGGTATAATTTTTTCCTGCCCAGCTGGTGCCGGTATTGCTGACGTAAAACAGATCGTATTTCGGCCGAGGAGCGCAAGTATTTATTTCTATACGGCAAACCAATTTCACGGTAAAACAAGAGAGGACGCTCAATGACAGCAAACGTACTGGTAGACATCGTTCGAAGCCAGAGTTCATAATCCTGCACCCGAAGTAACTGTTCATTATACGGATTAGCCAGAAACCATTCGCGCCGGGCCATCACAGTGGGATGGACAATTGGAAAACCCCTGACTGCTTCCTGCAAGGTTTCAGGCATTCGAGAAGCCTTCCGCATACCCTTTATTTTATTATGGATATCAATCGAATATGCAAACGAGCTTATAACATCAACACGGGGATGGTCTTTCAGAAAATCACATTGAGTCTGTAAGCGATCGACCGTCATAATATCATCTGCATCCATCCGGGCAACGTACTTGCCAACAGCCATCTGGCAAATTTGGTTAAGCCGTGCACTTTGGCCTTTATTTTTACCATCAGCAATTACTTTTATGCGAGAATCCGTAAACGATTGAGCAATAGAGACAGAACTATCCGTTGAGCCATCATCAACCACCCATAATTCCCAATCTGTAAAGGATTGATTGATGATGGATTGAATAGTATCTCCTAAATAAAGAGAGCTATTATAAATTGGCAAGCCGATAGTAATCGTAGTCATAGAGGAACTAGTTCTTTAAATAGTAAGCCAACCGGGATAAATTAATTCATCCGAACCAATAAAACTTTGATGAACATAGGCCCACTTCTTCGGTACAACAACTATCTTATTTAAACCAGGACTTAGCCAGGCCGCCCACCAACCAAATGTACTATTGGGTATAATAAAATGTTGACAAAACGTCATTAACTGCAGGTGTAACTGAGCCCGGTTACCCGCCCACTCATCACCAACAAACACCGTAGGTGCGCAGAACCGAATATGAGTCCGGCACCATTCAATATCATCAGAAAATACGTAAAAGGTTGGTGAGTTTACTCGGGCTAAAATAAGCTTCTCCGCTTCTTGGTAATACACAGGCGGAACAACATCATGACGCCGGTTATTTATAAAATCACTCCGCCGGACATGCACACAAACGGATGACAGATTGCTTTTAATCTCTTCAGCTAATTCAGATGCGTAAGCAGGAATAGACTCGGCAAATTGCAACTCCGCTCTTAGTTGTTGTTGGATCGCTTGAAAATATTGAGTACTTTGCCAATAACCACTCAAGTAGACATTATCCGTAAGATCCCCAAATTGAACGTCATACTGATAAGGTCTTCGCTCGGCAACATATTGTAAAGGACCAGCATTTATAAATCGATTAAACAATCTCTTTACGGGTCGAAAAACCAATGAAGCGCTAATACCGTACCGTAGCGAAGCAGAGGCCGCAGCTAAAGGTGGATTTATTTTAAAAATATCAAGATCATAGTTTCGATAAGTAACTTTTCGGCTCTCTACATTTCGATTCATTAAAAATCGGGCATCTACATATAACTCCGACTTACTTTTATAAGCCAGGCTTTTACCTGCCGCATATTGAAATAATTGATTCCCCAAACCGCCCATTAATTCAACTACGATCATACACAACCTGAAGTGATTTCTTTAAAAGAGAAGAATCTGAAAAAGGTACAGATGCAGGCTTTATTATTGCCCTAATAATCAACAATTCAGCCAGTAAGATAAAACCATTGATCCGAATCAACTCATTGTTCATAAAAGAAATGGCAATTGTATAATTGATAAAACAATAATATGATACATACAAAACATCTCTTGTAACATGAGCTTTATGATGAATATAAGCGGCAATGGCGCCCAATATTGAAGCCGACAAAATAGCGCCTGCCACGCCAAAGTCTAATGTACCTGCATCCAAGTAAGTATATACATTTGTAGAAGGTGCATACGTATATTCTCGCACCAAGGATGGATACCGTTCGATGAGACTAGCTTTTTTAAGAATGTAATTTATAAAATCAATACTGTACAATTTGACATCATAGAAAGACATATCCGGGTACTTCCCGGACAACACGGTTTCGTAAGCTTTTATCCCGCCAAAGATATAGAGCTTCGCCATCTCCAGTAACTCCTCGTTATCCATCCCAAACAGCATTGTTGTTATAATAACCGGCGAGATGAGGAAGAATATATACGTATAGAATCTTCTCTGCGTAACATTGAAGCAAACACTACTAGCTGTAATAATGGTGACAGCCCATGATAATATAGGCGCTCTAGTCAGTGTTATAATACAAGTAAATAGTCCAATAAAGCAAGCAGAAAACAAGGTAAGTTTGCTGATGTATTTATATTTATAGCCTATCATGGCTAAGGGGACATAAATTATAAAGCATTTCGCAAAAAGCTGATAAAGAATTGTTGACTGTTCGTCCAACAGTTTACGACCTTGTAATCTTAGTGCGACCAAGCCAAATTTAATAAAGTTTAAACTGCCTGAAAGCGAGTACACAGTTACTACATTAACGAGCAGGCTTATTACCATTAAAGCCAGCAGCGTCAATCTTAACCGATTCGCGTTGGGAACGTAATTATGAATAATAGGTCCTACCGAATTACTTTGACCATAAAAGAATAACGATGGAAGCAAAAAGAAAATCCAGGCAAGGTAAAAAACAAACAAAGTGGAAACATTAGCAGAATAAGGATATCCCGCCCATTGCGAACCTATTAGTAAAATAAACCATAAAGAAGAATAAATATCTAAATATCCAGGCTTATCTATCTTCTTTTTGAGAATAAACAAAAGTAGGCCAATGAAAGCTAGAAAGAAGACGTTAAACCCTATCTGAACAGCCATATCGTTCGTTATCTATTTAAAGCGATACAAGAGCGACTTAATTGCAAACTCGAACAAGCGTATACGCCGTATGACAGAAAGAGCCCATTCTGAAAAATTATGGTATTTCCTCAAAAGATACGCTTCACTATCTATAAAAAAATAAAATGATTTTTTCGCATTCTCTCCTTGTTTGCTACCTGAACTAGCACCTTGTAAATGAGGAACGATAACTCCGCCATGCAGTAAGCATACTTTATTTAGCCTTTGGACTTGCTCTCCCAGTATCAACTCTTCAAGGTATAAGAATGTACCTTCGTCCAATAGATTAATACGGTGCATAAATTCAGCTTTAACCATAAACACAGCCCCATTGATACTATCAGTACGGTATACCTTTTCCTGGTAAGGCACCAGGTCATTATAAATAAAACGTAAATACCGCTGTTTGAAGAACGGCAGACGACGTAGAATAGGACTTTGGCAAACGATCAGCCAGCCGGGGGCTATTACTCTCCTGACCTGAATCTGAAGGCGAACAGGTGTAGAATTGGAAACGGTGTGAATTAATGGGGAAATAGCAACAGCTTTTGATTCTTTAGCTAGTTCGTTGCGTAATTCCTGAATGCTGTTAGCCTGCGTCAGAAAAGCATCACTGTTGATGAATAAATAATAGTCAGCATCTGGCAATCCGCCGATCTTACCACAACCACGATTGTTTCCGGCAGAGAAGCCTATATTGTTGTGGATCTTTATTAGTTTAACTGAACAGGGTAAACTTTCTTCCAAAATCTGACAATGTTCTTTTGTTGACCCATTATCAACCACCACAATATGCGTAAGCTCATCTTCCTGCTGACGAATATAATCAACACACTGAAGGGTTAAATCAG
This Larkinella insperata DNA region includes the following protein-coding sequences:
- a CDS encoding DegT/DnrJ/EryC1/StrS family aminotransferase, with product MTPEIYLSSPHLGELELQYVQEAFSSNWIAPLGPHVDGFEQELCAATETGYAAALSSGTAALHLALVLLGVGSGDEVLCQSFTFAASANPIIYQGANPVFIDSETSTWNMCPDTLETALKDRIARGKRPKAVIVVHLYGMPARMAEIMDICERYELPLIEDAAEALGSSYRGKPCGSWGKLAVLSFNGNKIITTSGGGALLSNDEALVEKARFLATQARDPAPHYQHSVVGYNYRMSNVCAAIGRGQLAVLETRVAQRRANFDQYVERLNALPGVGFQPEPTGFFSNRWLTCITIDPALSDGVTREDIRLALAEQRIEARPLWKPMHQQPVFARAPFYGSGVSEQLFENGLCIPSGSNLTAGQLSKISACIEETFSLPQDEHLPSETA
- a CDS encoding acetyltransferase; amino-acid sequence: MLLYGASGHAKVIISCLQAAGVAVDAIFDDDPDKKKLLTIPVVGGYRAEYNPGEPLVVAIGDNRVRCRLAQWIQHPFGTAVHPSALIDSSVMLGNGSVVMHGAILQVDTCVGNHVIINTGASVDHDCTVADFVHVAPGAVVCGGIQVGTGTLIGAGAVVCPNLNIGRWATVGAGAVVTRPIPDYAVVVGNPARIIKINQPL
- a CDS encoding sugar transferase, whose amino-acid sequence is MYRKTGKRLIDVSVSLLAIMMVLPLMLALIPALALANGGTPFFVQFRPGRHGHIFRLIKLKTMSDQRDANGFLLPDAERLTPVGRMIRKTSLDELPQLWNVLKGDMSLIGPRPLLIEYLPLYSPEQRRRHEVRPGITGWAQVNGRNTLSWAKKFEFDTWYVDNLSLGLDCKIILLTIQKVLKSEGISSASAATMEKFTGTI
- a CDS encoding glycosyltransferase family 4 protein; protein product: MRILLLHQYYLPPHEAGGNRWNELCRLWAEQGHQITVIAGMVHYNRGRKYEHCRGRWVVEENDIAGVHVVRTHVSEWHNVNWAGRLWAYLTFLFSGTWAGLFRVSTGYDVLIVTSPPLLLGVLGIVLAWWKRLPLVTEIRDLWPDTPVQMGVLKGVFLIRAAYALERWLYNCSEKVVVLTPAFRQVLRERKGVELSKIIVIPNAADFQRTDQLRATFDRKAFRQAQKMEGFLWIVYAGAHGVANQLDQLVATAALLQNQPVRFLLIGDGMAKNTVRAEVERRALQNVRFMDALPREVAFQYILASDVGMMTMQRLDIFKTIYANKMFEYMAARLPILTAIDGISRLVVERSNAGMFVDLQKPVEVAKRIRLYLNQPELRCRHGQNGYEYAKIHFDRKRLADEYLQCLADVPKNRKTSD
- a CDS encoding glycosyltransferase family 4 protein, producing the protein MKPLLTVIQTFTVPVSLGFIEGQVSYWKEKGLAVQIVCADGEALPVFARKHGVTYHVVSFKRAITPFHDLICLWQTYRLFRRVKPAIVHGNTPKAGLLSMLAARLAGVTVRVYEIHGFPFESRRRLSRWLLISMERLSCRAATHVLAVSDSLRKQAIRLEIAKAEKLTVPHHGSCNGVESLGKFNPSKLDARKLRQLKEELNLNGTVIGFVGRLTRDKGVVELASAWQLLREEYPNVTLLLIGSSELESFPGKEVVDEMLRDPQVRQIGFVSEMAYYYALLDFMLLPTYREGLPNVLLEAGAMEVAAIASRVTGTVDALVEDETGLFCDAYSAESLARQMRVYLDNPDLVRQHGQNARRWVLRDFNPVDVWNAKFAVYQRALQSAGLPLADSEKPTVPV
- a CDS encoding glycosyltransferase family 2 protein; translated protein: MVLITVGLPVYNAEPFLADAIQSVINQSFTDWELVLIDDGSRDNSLSIARSFTDPRVKVISDGNNLGGAARRNQINQLANGRYIALFDADDIMAPNRLWDQVSWLEQNTQVDIVGSYLYTITIDNTVYGIRGATYVPDTIHEAIRKNPIAQPTVMARREWFLANPYDEQIGRCHDFELWLRTIEHSKFAIIDKPLIFYREAGIPYLEKYTRGITTIHTLLRDYRQRGKLCFKCYAKARLGYFAKELIYRVLALLDAETWLLTLRNRTLNREEQTRAQSLLARSIARNKTGSSTHL
- a CDS encoding glycosyltransferase family 2 protein; translation: MTTITIGLPIYNSSLYLGDTIQSIINQSFTDWELWVVDDGSTDSSVSIAQSFTDSRIKVIADGKNKGQSARLNQICQMAVGKYVARMDADDIMTVDRLQTQCDFLKDHPRVDVISSFAYSIDIHNKIKGMRKASRMPETLQEAVRGFPIVHPTVMARREWFLANPYNEQLLRVQDYELWLRTMSTSTFAVIERPLLFYREIGLPYRNKYLRSSAEIRSVLRQQYRHQLGRKKLYQVMATTARNDALYSIFNLFKSEDQLLLRRSQRLDREKQIIAQKLLDQAIIK
- a CDS encoding alpha-1,2-fucosyltransferase; this translates as MIVVELMGGLGNQLFQYAAGKSLAYKSKSELYVDARFLMNRNVESRKVTYRNYDLDIFKINPPLAAASASLRYGISASLVFRPVKRLFNRFINAGPLQYVAERRPYQYDVQFGDLTDNVYLSGYWQSTQYFQAIQQQLRAELQFAESIPAYASELAEEIKSNLSSVCVHVRRSDFINNRRHDVVPPVYYQEAEKLILARVNSPTFYVFSDDIEWCRTHIRFCAPTVFVGDEWAGNRAQLHLQLMTFCQHFIIPNSTFGWWAAWLSPGLNKIVVVPKKWAYVHQSFIGSDELIYPGWLTI
- a CDS encoding O-antigen polymerase, with product MAVQIGFNVFFLAFIGLLLFILKKKIDKPGYLDIYSSLWFILLIGSQWAGYPYSANVSTLFVFYLAWIFFLLPSLFFYGQSNSVGPIIHNYVPNANRLRLTLLALMVISLLVNVVTVYSLSGSLNFIKFGLVALRLQGRKLLDEQSTILYQLFAKCFIIYVPLAMIGYKYKYISKLTLFSACFIGLFTCIITLTRAPILSWAVTIITASSVCFNVTQRRFYTYIFFLISPVIITTMLFGMDNEELLEMAKLYIFGGIKAYETVLSGKYPDMSFYDVKLYSIDFINYILKKASLIERYPSLVREYTYAPSTNVYTYLDAGTLDFGVAGAILSASILGAIAAYIHHKAHVTRDVLYVSYYCFINYTIAISFMNNELIRINGFILLAELLIIRAIIKPASVPFSDSSLLKKSLQVVYDRS
- a CDS encoding glycosyltransferase family 2 protein, which gives rise to MITRVIILNYNTADLTLQCVDYIRQQEDELTHIVVVDNGSTKEHCQILEESLPCSVKLIKIHNNIGFSAGNNRGCGKIGGLPDADYYLFINSDAFLTQANSIQELRNELAKESKAVAISPLIHTVSNSTPVRLQIQVRRVIAPGWLIVCQSPILRRLPFFKQRYLRFIYNDLVPYQEKVYRTDSINGAVFMVKAEFMHRINLLDEGTFLYLEELILGEQVQRLNKVCLLHGGVIVPHLQGASSGSKQGENAKKSFYFFIDSEAYLLRKYHNFSEWALSVIRRIRLFEFAIKSLLYRFK